A genomic region of Armatimonadia bacterium contains the following coding sequences:
- a CDS encoding glycosyltransferase family 2 protein yields MHAPISVIIVHHNKLPYSRLCLESLLASDPLPTQILCIDNGSTDGTREYLGEQFPSLAAERGLRYELVANDSNVGACTARNQGLERAGEPLVAFCDNDLVTRSRNWLGTLQESLSQEAKNGIVGPKLVYPFEPYNIECAGAAISRTGRVQYRGRGAAIDTPAFNVDCEVQCLISACWLMKREITEALGGLDEVFNPAQFEDFDLCYRAREQGWRVLYTPRAEMYHFENTTTARSGGMAFKRTTIRNGLEFKRRWRHRFEQEDGPADEDCKWADLETRPLEATGVPPLL; encoded by the coding sequence ATGCACGCACCCATCAGCGTCATCATCGTACATCACAACAAGCTGCCTTACTCCCGGCTGTGTCTGGAGAGCCTGCTGGCCTCCGATCCGCTGCCGACGCAGATTCTGTGCATCGACAACGGGTCGACGGACGGCACTCGCGAGTACCTGGGTGAGCAGTTCCCGTCCTTAGCAGCCGAGCGCGGCCTTCGATATGAGCTGGTAGCGAACGACAGCAACGTGGGTGCCTGTACCGCGCGGAATCAGGGCCTTGAGCGAGCAGGCGAGCCCCTGGTGGCCTTCTGCGACAATGACCTGGTGACGCGCAGCCGAAACTGGCTCGGAACCTTGCAGGAGTCGCTGTCGCAGGAGGCGAAAAACGGGATTGTAGGGCCGAAGTTGGTCTATCCTTTTGAGCCCTACAACATAGAATGTGCAGGCGCGGCGATCTCTCGCACCGGCCGGGTTCAGTATCGCGGCCGCGGCGCAGCTATCGATACGCCGGCCTTCAACGTCGACTGCGAGGTGCAGTGCCTCATCAGCGCCTGCTGGCTGATGAAGCGGGAGATCACCGAAGCTCTGGGCGGTCTCGACGAGGTGTTCAACCCCGCCCAGTTCGAGGACTTCGACCTGTGCTACCGGGCTCGCGAGCAGGGCTGGCGAGTGCTGTACACGCCCAGGGCCGAGATGTACCACTTCGAGAATACGACCACAGCCCGCTCCGGGGGCATGGCCTTCAAGCGGACCACGATCCGTAACGGGCTGGAGTTCAAGCGTCGCTGGCGGCACAGGTTTGAGCAGGAGGACGGGCCGGCTGACGAGGACTGCAAGTGGGCCGACCTCGAGACCCGTCCGCTGGAGGCAACAGGCGTCCCGCCGCTGCTCTAG
- a CDS encoding neutral/alkaline non-lysosomal ceramidase N-terminal domain-containing protein, with protein sequence MSLRLGFSQVEITPPLGTRMAGFFNDRRAEGIHDPLYARAMAIDNGEHPLILVTCDLLSIKRVTVLAAKERISAQTKAPAEGVMVSATHTHTGPATSRIFQMDPDPEYVDRLPEWISEAAIHAWESRVPGTLGIGWGFEGKLSFNRRFMMRSTRQVLMHPPKGSTDILYQEGRVDPEVGVLSARTAAGEPLGCLLNFACHVNVLGGAEVSADYPGYFAAAMQTRYGEGYTALFANGCCGNLCQIDVYDPERNDRGHRWAQYMGERLAKDVQQIEEGLEYSDQWHLDSRFVEVQMPRRRLTKELMAWAAATRELGDKAEFHDAIYARLAFEMQEEWRTEPTFPAPIQAFRLGDVGIVTYPGEIFVEYGLETKLNSPAARTFVVELANGIVGYVPTREAFAGGGYEQRPATSSQLSPVAGEMMVQTGLSLLDSMFC encoded by the coding sequence ATGTCCCTTCGGCTCGGCTTCTCACAGGTAGAGATCACTCCACCCCTGGGCACGCGCATGGCCGGGTTCTTCAATGACCGGCGAGCCGAGGGTATCCATGACCCGCTGTACGCTCGGGCCATGGCGATCGACAACGGCGAGCACCCGCTGATCCTCGTAACCTGCGACCTGCTCTCCATCAAGCGGGTCACGGTTCTCGCCGCCAAGGAACGTATCAGCGCCCAGACGAAAGCGCCCGCCGAGGGCGTCATGGTAAGTGCCACTCACACGCACACGGGACCGGCGACGAGTCGCATCTTCCAGATGGACCCCGATCCCGAGTACGTCGACCGGCTCCCGGAGTGGATCTCTGAGGCCGCGATCCACGCGTGGGAGTCTCGCGTCCCCGGCACCCTTGGGATCGGCTGGGGCTTTGAGGGTAAGCTGTCCTTCAACCGCCGCTTCATGATGCGCAGCACTCGGCAGGTGCTCATGCACCCGCCCAAGGGCAGCACGGACATCCTCTATCAGGAGGGCAGAGTGGACCCCGAGGTCGGCGTGCTCTCCGCCAGGACGGCCGCCGGTGAGCCCCTGGGATGCCTGCTGAACTTCGCGTGCCATGTCAACGTGCTGGGTGGCGCCGAGGTGTCGGCGGATTACCCGGGCTACTTCGCCGCTGCGATGCAGACGAGGTACGGTGAGGGCTACACGGCGCTGTTCGCCAATGGTTGCTGCGGGAATCTGTGCCAGATCGACGTCTACGATCCCGAGCGCAACGACCGGGGCCATCGGTGGGCCCAATACATGGGGGAACGCCTGGCGAAGGATGTGCAGCAGATCGAGGAAGGCCTGGAGTACTCCGACCAGTGGCACCTGGACTCGCGCTTCGTCGAGGTCCAGATGCCGCGACGACGGCTCACGAAGGAGCTCATGGCCTGGGCGGCTGCCACTCGCGAACTGGGCGACAAGGCCGAGTTCCACGACGCCATCTACGCCAGGCTTGCCTTCGAGATGCAGGAAGAGTGGCGCACCGAGCCCACCTTCCCGGCTCCGATCCAGGCCTTCCGGCTGGGAGACGTTGGAATCGTGACCTACCCCGGCGAGATCTTCGTCGAGTACGGTCTGGAGACGAAGCTGAACTCCCCGGCGGCTCGTACCTTTGTGGTGGAGCTGGCCAATGGCATCGTCGGCTACGTACCCACTCGCGAGGCCTTTGCCGGTGGCGGCTACGAGCAGCGGCCGGCGACTTCCAGCCAACTTTCGCCCGTTGCGGGCGAGATGATGGTGCAGACAGGCCTGAGCCTGCTGGACTCCATGTTCTGTTGA